The following are encoded together in the Pseudobacteroides sp. genome:
- the argS gene encoding arginine--tRNA ligase: MTNVIQNLTEEIKKVISKSLIKAYNEGELPQVEVPEITIEIPREEEHGEFSTNVAMQITKQVKKAPRQTAEIIIKNMELENTYIEKVECAGPGFINFYLNVKWLYDAIQVIQAERENYGKINLGNGAKVMVEFVSANPTGPLHMGNARGGALGDCIANVLKAAGYDVTKEFYINDAGNQIEKFGKSLEARYLQLLLGEEAVAFPEDGYQGEDITDHMRDYIAQNGDKLLNAESSERQRTLVEYALPINLQRIRTALKNYGIEFDVWFSEQSLYDSGELQETLDFIKSKGYAIEKEGAIWFKATEFGIEKDEVIVRNNGLPTYFASDIAYHKNKFLKRKFDRVINLLGADHHGHVARMKAAVSAMGIDANKLDVVLFQLVRLFKNGEAYRMSKRTGRAVSLNDLLEELGKDGERNDEEAIIYGKDAARFFFNMKASGSHLDFDMSLAVEKSNENPVFYVQYAHARICSIIKLAKEQDGVELPDIGSVDLSLLNKKEELDLIKALAQFPEEIRIAANTLEPSRLTRYVLDVAGYLHSFYNACRIRGEEKNVMKARLLLIDSTRTVIRNVLSILSISAPEKMEQKQ, translated from the coding sequence ATGACAAATGTTATACAGAATTTAACGGAGGAAATTAAAAAGGTTATATCAAAATCTCTTATAAAGGCATATAACGAGGGTGAATTACCCCAGGTAGAAGTGCCTGAAATCACTATTGAAATACCAAGGGAAGAAGAGCACGGCGAATTTTCTACAAATGTAGCCATGCAGATTACAAAGCAGGTTAAAAAGGCACCCAGGCAGACAGCTGAGATAATAATCAAAAATATGGAATTGGAAAATACATATATTGAGAAGGTTGAATGTGCGGGACCGGGGTTTATTAATTTCTATTTAAATGTTAAATGGCTATATGATGCCATACAGGTTATTCAAGCTGAGAGAGAGAACTATGGCAAGATAAATTTGGGTAATGGAGCAAAGGTTATGGTAGAGTTTGTAAGTGCAAACCCTACCGGACCTCTTCATATGGGTAATGCAAGGGGCGGTGCCTTAGGTGATTGTATTGCAAATGTCCTTAAGGCAGCAGGCTATGATGTTACAAAGGAATTTTATATCAACGACGCAGGAAACCAGATTGAGAAGTTCGGTAAATCCCTTGAGGCAAGGTATCTCCAGTTATTGCTTGGAGAGGAAGCGGTGGCCTTCCCGGAAGACGGATACCAGGGTGAGGACATTACCGATCATATGAGGGATTATATTGCTCAAAACGGAGACAAGTTGTTAAATGCCGAGTCATCCGAAAGACAAAGAACTCTTGTAGAGTATGCCTTGCCCATAAATTTGCAGAGAATCCGTACAGCACTTAAGAATTACGGGATAGAGTTTGATGTGTGGTTTTCTGAACAGTCCCTCTATGACAGCGGAGAGCTTCAAGAAACATTGGACTTCATCAAATCAAAGGGCTATGCCATTGAAAAAGAAGGAGCAATTTGGTTTAAGGCTACTGAGTTCGGCATTGAAAAGGATGAGGTAATAGTCAGAAATAACGGATTGCCTACTTATTTTGCATCGGATATAGCCTACCACAAGAATAAATTTTTAAAACGTAAATTTGACAGGGTTATAAACCTTTTAGGAGCCGACCACCATGGACATGTGGCCAGAATGAAAGCTGCTGTGTCGGCAATGGGTATTGATGCCAACAAGCTGGATGTAGTTCTATTCCAGCTTGTAAGGCTGTTTAAAAACGGGGAAGCCTACAGGATGTCCAAAAGGACCGGTAGAGCGGTATCCTTGAATGATTTATTGGAAGAGTTGGGCAAGGATGGCGAAAGAAATGACGAAGAAGCAATTATCTATGGTAAAGATGCAGCACGCTTCTTCTTCAACATGAAGGCTTCCGGCAGTCATTTGGATTTTGATATGAGCCTTGCAGTTGAGAAATCAAATGAGAATCCTGTGTTTTATGTTCAATATGCTCATGCAAGAATATGCAGTATCATAAAGCTTGCTAAGGAACAAGATGGCGTAGAACTGCCGGATATAGGTTCTGTGGATCTGTCGCTTTTAAATAAAAAGGAAGAGCTGGATCTAATAAAGGCTTTGGCACAGTTCCCAGAAGAAATCAGAATAGCGGCCAATACTCTGGAACCCAGCAGATTGACTCGATATGTACTTGACGTTGCAGGATATTTGCATAGTTTTTATAATGCCTGTCGCATAAGGGGAGAAGAGAAAAATGTTATGAAAGCTAGGCTGCTTCTTATTGACAGCACAAGGACTGTAATTCGCAATGTGCTTTCGATTCTTAGTATTAGTGCACCGGAAAAAATGGAACAGAAGCAGTAG
- a CDS encoding DUF1934 domain-containing protein — protein MKKYVIISVKGTQTSNNQDPNILELVTEGKYYKKGNAYFITYKESEVTGMEGTTTTLKISDGVVTLMRFGSVNSQFIFEQGQKHLSYYDTTYGQFTVGVYANEVEVNVNDEGGEIKVDYQLEIDNNKSGENDFHMYIREAGRIDDKCYTEFNGGN, from the coding sequence ATGAAAAAGTATGTAATTATTTCCGTCAAAGGCACTCAAACTTCGAATAATCAGGATCCAAACATACTTGAGCTTGTTACCGAAGGAAAATACTACAAAAAAGGCAACGCTTACTTCATTACCTATAAAGAGAGCGAAGTTACCGGAATGGAAGGGACTACAACAACCTTGAAAATATCCGATGGAGTTGTTACACTTATGAGGTTTGGGTCTGTAAATTCACAGTTCATATTTGAACAAGGCCAAAAGCATCTTTCATATTACGATACCACATATGGACAGTTTACTGTGGGAGTATATGCAAATGAGGTAGAAGTAAATGTTAATGACGAAGGTGGAGAAATAAAGGTTGATTATCAGCTTGAAATAGATAATAATAAATCTGGAGAAAATGATTTTCATATGTATATTAGAGAGGCAGGACGTATTGATGACAAATGTTATACAGAATTTAACGGAGGAAATTAA